In one Streptomyces sp. T12 genomic region, the following are encoded:
- a CDS encoding phosphatidylinositol-specific phospholipase C/glycerophosphodiester phosphodiesterase family protein — protein sequence MALTTRRRALTTLGAALAGTVALPATRAPASEQKHGPRPLWRAHAHNDYEHPRPLLDALDHRFGSVEADIYLVGDQLLVAHDPEDLDPTRTLESLYLDPLAARVRANHGSVHRGYRKPIQLLIDIKTEGSSTYLELDRHLKRYRHLFTTYAHGRVFPGAVTAVISGDRAARVPMEAQTVRRAFYDGRLADLGSTAPASFISLISDNWTLNFTWMGVGAFPDAERQKLRGIVRAAHSRGQKVRFWATPDVAGAARDALWGELLAADVDFLNTDDLAGLEAFLDAHRTA from the coding sequence ATGGCCCTCACCACCCGTCGCAGAGCCCTCACCACCCTCGGCGCCGCCCTCGCGGGCACAGTCGCGCTGCCCGCCACCCGTGCGCCGGCGAGCGAGCAGAAGCACGGACCGCGCCCGTTGTGGCGGGCGCACGCCCACAACGACTACGAGCACCCGCGCCCCCTCCTCGACGCCCTCGACCACCGCTTCGGCAGCGTCGAGGCCGACATCTACCTGGTCGGCGACCAGCTCCTCGTGGCCCACGACCCCGAGGACCTCGACCCCACCCGCACCCTGGAGTCCCTCTACCTCGACCCGCTGGCCGCCCGCGTCCGGGCCAACCACGGCTCGGTCCACCGGGGTTACCGCAAGCCGATCCAGCTGCTCATCGACATCAAGACCGAGGGCTCGTCGACGTACCTCGAACTCGACAGGCACCTGAAGCGGTACAGGCACCTGTTCACGACCTACGCCCACGGCCGCGTGTTCCCGGGCGCGGTCACCGCCGTGATCTCCGGCGACCGCGCCGCCCGGGTGCCGATGGAGGCCCAGACCGTGCGCCGGGCCTTCTACGACGGCCGTCTCGCCGACCTCGGCAGCACCGCGCCCGCCTCCTTCATCTCGCTGATCAGCGACAACTGGACGCTCAACTTCACCTGGATGGGCGTGGGCGCCTTCCCGGACGCCGAGCGGCAGAAGCTGCGCGGCATCGTCCGGGCGGCGCACTCCCGGGGGCAGAAGGTGCGCTTCTGGGCCACCCCGGACGTGGCCGGAGCCGCCCGGGACGCCCTGTGGGGCGAGCTGCTCGCCGCCGATGTCGACTTCCTCAACACCGACGACCTCGCCGGCCTGGAGGCCTTCCTCGACGCCCACCGGACGGCCTAG
- a CDS encoding acyl-CoA dehydrogenase family protein produces MSTQPDLLYSEEEEALRAAVRDLLADHCDAPGVIARTESDAPHDLAAWKALCDGMGLAGLLVPEAKGGQGATHREVAVVLEELGRAVAPVPYLTSAVVATEALLACAGEGGLLGELASGRRIGALAVALSVVPGGAYKVVRHEGGALHGELTGIADAAVADVLLVPADDGGLYAVDADAVTVTPQVSLDLTRPVATVVLDGAAGRLLGDAEPAVRRGLRAGAGLLASEQLGVAEWTLTETVRYLKDRKQFNRPVGGFQALKHRLAQLWLEVVNLRAAARAAADALATGEDVDVAVAVAQAYAAPVAVHAAEEALQLHAGIGMTWEHPIHLYLKRAKADSIAYGTAGAHRAALAELVDLQAP; encoded by the coding sequence ATGAGCACCCAGCCCGACCTGCTGTACTCGGAGGAGGAAGAGGCGCTGCGGGCCGCCGTGCGGGATCTGCTCGCCGACCACTGCGACGCCCCCGGCGTCATCGCACGCACCGAGTCGGACGCCCCGCACGACCTGGCGGCCTGGAAGGCGCTCTGCGACGGTATGGGCCTGGCGGGGCTCCTGGTCCCGGAGGCGAAGGGCGGCCAGGGTGCCACGCACCGCGAAGTCGCCGTCGTGCTGGAGGAGTTGGGGCGCGCGGTCGCTCCCGTGCCGTACCTGACGAGCGCCGTCGTCGCGACCGAGGCTCTGCTGGCCTGCGCGGGCGAAGGGGGCCTGCTCGGCGAGCTGGCATCCGGCCGGCGGATCGGAGCCCTCGCCGTCGCGCTGAGCGTGGTCCCCGGCGGGGCCTACAAGGTCGTGCGGCATGAAGGCGGCGCCCTCCACGGGGAGTTGACCGGCATCGCGGACGCGGCCGTCGCCGACGTGCTGCTCGTGCCCGCGGACGACGGTGGCCTGTACGCCGTGGACGCCGATGCCGTGACCGTCACCCCGCAGGTGTCCCTGGACCTGACCCGGCCGGTGGCGACCGTGGTTCTGGACGGTGCGGCCGGCCGTCTGCTGGGGGACGCCGAGCCCGCCGTACGGCGAGGGCTGCGCGCCGGGGCCGGGCTGCTCGCCTCCGAGCAACTCGGGGTGGCCGAATGGACGTTGACCGAGACGGTCCGCTATCTGAAGGACCGCAAGCAGTTCAACCGCCCCGTCGGCGGCTTCCAGGCCCTCAAGCACCGGCTCGCCCAGCTGTGGCTGGAGGTCGTCAACCTGCGCGCGGCAGCGCGGGCCGCCGCCGACGCGCTCGCGACGGGCGAGGACGTCGACGTGGCGGTGGCCGTCGCCCAGGCGTACGCGGCGCCGGTCGCCGTGCACGCCGCCGAGGAGGCGCTGCAACTGCACGCCGGTATCGGGATGACCTGGGAGCACCCGATCCATCTGTATCTGAAGCGGGCCAAGGCCGACTCGATCGCCTACGGCACCGCGGGCGCCCACCGTGCGGCGCTGGCCGAACTCGTCGACCTGCAGGCTCCCTGA
- a CDS encoding acyl-CoA dehydrogenase family protein, with the protein MIDAAELRRRTAELLAAHPPATTDRLEFLRARFDAGLAWVHYPEGLGGLGAPRSLQVVVDAELEAAGAPDNDSRRNGIGLGMAAPTILKYGTEEQKQRYLRPLWVGEEVWCQLFSEPGAGSDLAALGTRAVREGDEWVVNGQKVWTSGAHNSRWAILIARTDPDVPKHAGITYFLCDMTDPGVEVRPLRQITGEAEFNEVFLTDVRIPDSCRLGEIGDGWRVAQTTLNNERVAIGGMRLPREGGMIGPVSKTWRERPELRTHDLHQRLLKLWVDTEVSRLTAERLRQQLVAGQPGPEGAGMKLAFARLNQEISGLEVELRGEEGLLYDDWTMRRPELVDFVGRDAGYRYLRSKGNSIEGGTTEVLLNIVAERVLGLPSEPRTDKDVAWKDLAR; encoded by the coding sequence ATGATCGACGCCGCCGAACTGCGCCGCCGTACGGCGGAGTTGCTGGCCGCGCACCCGCCGGCCACCACCGACCGTCTGGAATTCCTGCGCGCCCGCTTCGACGCGGGTCTGGCGTGGGTGCACTATCCGGAGGGCCTCGGTGGACTGGGTGCCCCGCGCTCCCTCCAGGTCGTCGTGGACGCCGAGCTGGAGGCTGCCGGAGCCCCCGACAACGACTCGCGCCGCAATGGCATCGGGCTCGGCATGGCCGCCCCGACCATCCTCAAGTACGGCACCGAGGAGCAGAAGCAGCGCTATCTGCGGCCGCTGTGGGTGGGGGAGGAGGTCTGGTGCCAGCTGTTCAGCGAGCCCGGCGCCGGCTCCGACCTCGCCGCGCTGGGCACGCGGGCCGTCCGTGAAGGCGACGAATGGGTCGTCAACGGGCAGAAGGTGTGGACGTCCGGCGCGCACAACTCCCGCTGGGCCATCCTCATCGCCCGCACCGACCCGGATGTGCCCAAGCACGCCGGCATCACGTACTTCCTCTGCGACATGACCGACCCCGGCGTCGAGGTCCGGCCGCTGCGTCAGATCACCGGCGAGGCCGAGTTCAACGAGGTCTTCCTGACCGACGTCCGCATCCCGGACTCGTGCCGCCTCGGTGAGATCGGCGACGGCTGGCGGGTCGCGCAGACCACGCTGAACAACGAGCGCGTCGCCATCGGCGGCATGCGGCTGCCCCGTGAGGGCGGCATGATCGGCCCGGTCTCGAAGACCTGGCGCGAACGCCCCGAGCTGCGCACCCACGACCTGCACCAGCGGCTGCTGAAGTTGTGGGTGGACACCGAGGTCTCCCGCCTCACGGCGGAGCGGCTGCGCCAGCAGCTCGTCGCGGGCCAGCCCGGCCCCGAGGGCGCCGGCATGAAGCTCGCCTTCGCCCGCCTCAACCAGGAGATCAGCGGCCTTGAGGTCGAACTCCGCGGCGAGGAGGGCCTGTTGTATGACGACTGGACCATGCGCCGGCCCGAGCTGGTGGACTTCGTCGGCCGCGACGCCGGCTACCGCTACCTCCGCTCCAAGGGCAACAGCATCGAGGGCGGGACCACCGAGGTCCTGCTGAACATCGTCGCCGAGCGCGTTCTGGGCCTGCCCAGCGAGCCGCGCACCGACAAGGACGTCGCCTGGAAGGACCTCGCCCGATGA
- a CDS encoding NADPH:quinone oxidoreductase family protein has product MQAWQVHENGEPSEVMRLEDIETPTPGDGQVLLKVRAANINFPDALLCRGQYQVRPPLPFTPGVEICGETADGRRVIANPVLPFGGFAEYAVADAAALLPAPDALDDAEAAALHIGYQTGWFGLHRRAGLEAGETLLVHAAAGGVGSAAVQLGKAAGARVVGVVGGAEKAAVARELGCDVVIDRRAEDVIAAVKEATGGRGADVIYDPVGGEAYAQSTKVVAFEGRIVVVGFASGAIPSPGLNHALVKNYSILGLHWGLYNTKNPKLIQHCHEQLTELAARGAIKPLVSERVPLGGAAAAVQRVADGVTTGRVAVIPGLTEGGAA; this is encoded by the coding sequence ATGCAGGCATGGCAAGTGCACGAGAACGGTGAGCCGAGCGAGGTGATGCGCCTCGAGGACATCGAGACGCCCACGCCCGGTGACGGCCAGGTCCTGCTGAAGGTGCGTGCCGCGAACATCAACTTCCCGGACGCGCTGCTGTGCCGGGGGCAGTACCAGGTCAGGCCGCCGCTGCCGTTCACGCCGGGTGTGGAGATCTGCGGCGAGACCGCGGACGGGCGCCGCGTGATCGCCAACCCCGTGCTGCCGTTCGGCGGTTTCGCCGAGTACGCCGTCGCGGACGCCGCCGCACTCCTGCCGGCGCCCGACGCGCTGGACGACGCCGAGGCCGCCGCCCTGCACATCGGCTACCAGACCGGCTGGTTCGGTCTGCACCGGCGGGCCGGGCTGGAAGCCGGCGAGACGCTGCTGGTCCACGCTGCCGCTGGAGGGGTCGGCAGCGCGGCCGTGCAGCTCGGCAAGGCCGCCGGTGCGCGGGTCGTCGGTGTCGTGGGCGGGGCCGAGAAGGCGGCCGTGGCCAGGGAACTGGGCTGCGACGTCGTCATCGACCGGCGTGCCGAGGACGTCATCGCAGCCGTGAAGGAAGCCACCGGCGGCCGGGGCGCCGACGTCATCTACGACCCCGTCGGCGGCGAGGCCTATGCCCAGTCCACCAAGGTCGTCGCCTTCGAGGGGCGGATCGTGGTCGTCGGCTTCGCCAGCGGCGCGATCCCCAGCCCTGGGCTCAACCACGCCCTGGTGAAGAACTACTCGATCCTCGGCCTGCACTGGGGCCTGTACAACACCAAGAACCCGAAGCTGATCCAGCACTGCCACGAGCAGCTCACCGAGCTGGCCGCCCGCGGCGCGATCAAGCCGCTGGTGAGCGAGCGCGTACCGCTGGGCGGGGCCGCCGCAGCCGTGCAGCGGGTCGCCGACGGCGTCACCACGGGGCGCGTCGCCGTGATCCCGGGACTCACCGAAGGAGGAGCGGCATGA
- a CDS encoding helix-turn-helix domain-containing protein, which yields MSTDDVLAEVGPRLRRLRKDREVTLAALSETTGISVSTLSRLESGLRKPSLELLLPIAQAHQVPLDELVGTPPVGDPRVKAEPLVRHGRTYWPLTRQPGGLQAFKVLVPGRREEPEPRTHEGYEWLYVLSGRLRVVLGEHDVVMAAGEAAEFDTRVPHWFGSTGEGPAEFLSLFGPQGERMHVRARPRKA from the coding sequence ATGAGTACCGACGACGTTCTCGCCGAAGTGGGGCCACGGCTCAGGAGGCTGCGCAAGGACCGGGAGGTGACGCTCGCGGCGCTGTCCGAGACGACCGGTATCTCCGTCAGCACCCTGTCCCGGCTGGAGTCCGGTCTGCGCAAGCCCAGTCTGGAGCTGCTGCTGCCGATCGCGCAGGCCCACCAGGTGCCGCTGGACGAGCTGGTCGGGACGCCCCCGGTGGGGGACCCGCGGGTAAAGGCCGAGCCTCTCGTCCGGCACGGGCGCACCTACTGGCCGCTCACCCGGCAGCCCGGTGGCCTCCAGGCCTTCAAGGTGCTGGTGCCGGGGCGCAGGGAAGAGCCCGAGCCGCGCACCCATGAGGGGTACGAGTGGCTGTACGTGCTGTCGGGGCGGCTTCGGGTCGTGCTGGGCGAGCACGACGTGGTGATGGCGGCGGGAGAGGCGGCCGAGTTCGACACGCGGGTGCCGCACTGGTTCGGGTCGACGGGGGAAGGGCCGGCGGAGTTCCTGAGCCTGTTCGGGCCGCAGGGGGAGCGTATGCACGTACGGGCGCGTCCCCGGAAAGCGTGA